The window TCTGCTTGGTTTTACCTTTATACTTATGAAGGATTTCCAAATAAATTAAGTTATTCCGTTTTTAATAAGCCTTCATATTCTGCCATCCAAAATTCACTAAGTTCAAAAGGTTACAAACTTCAAAATAGCGAAATTGAAAACAATGAATTAATTTCTACATATGCGAATAGCAAATTTATTTTAAAAATAACAACAGAAAAAAGAGAAAAAGATAGTTATTCAAGTTTTGACGAAAGTATTACTGCATACAGATTTTTATTAATAAAAAAGTCAAGTATTTACGACCCAGATAACGGAAAGAAAGTCGATTACTATTATGGCAATACAAAACAAGCTGAATATACAAAAGTAAATGGAGAAATTAATGGTGCTTTAAAAGTCTATTATGAAAATGGAAAACTAAAAAAGACAGGTTATTATAAAAATGGTTTAGCAAATGGAAACTTTGTAGAGTATGACGAAGAAGGAAATAAAACGTTCGAATATTATCAGAGCAACGATAAAAAAAATGGAAAATTAACAGCATACGAAGACAATAAAATATCTTATTCAACTCACTACAAAGATGATATTCAAAATGGAGAGAGAACCGAATACTATTATGATGACGAAAGCGGAAGACTATACCTAAAAGTAATTGGAACCTTATTGGAAGGAGAAAAAGAAGGAAATTGGAGTTTAATCTTCATAGATAAAGAAAAAGGAGAAAGAATATTAACAAAAACAAATTACTCGAAAGGTTTAAAAAATGGTTATTCACAAGATATAAAAGGAGACAGCTTAATAATAGCAAACTATACAAACGATAAATTAGACGGCAACTACAAAGTTTATTTAGATGTTACAAGAACTGTATTTGGAGGCGTTATAGAGACTGATGTTTCAAAATTATTTTTAATATCAGAAGGGAAGTATCAGGAAGATAAAAAAACAGATTATTGGAAAAACTATTCCTTAACAAAATCTTTAAGTAGTGAAGGAAACTATTTGAACGATGAAAAAACTGGCGAATGGAAAAATTACTATTCAAAATATACTAATGACGATAAACCTACTCACTATTCAGAAAAACTGTACTTAATAGAAAATTACAAAAAAGGTAAACTAAATGGATTGTCAACTCGATTTTCCTATTTGAATAAAGAGAAATACAAGTGTTCAGAATTAGACGAAAACAATAAACCAAAAGATTCCTGCACTCGAATGGTTTACCAAAAAGTTTTACAAAAATCTAATTACAAAAACAACAAATTGAATGGTGCTTTTGAGTTAAGAGATTCATTAGATATTTTAGTAGCAAAAGGTAATTTTACAAATGACCAAAAAATTGGCAAATGGTTTCATCGTTATGAAGATGAAGATTATGACGGTAACCCTTACACATATTTTATGGAAGGCTCTTATGAAGATGATGAACGAGAAGGAGAATGGATATACTATTATAAAAAAGGAGAAATCAACAAAACTATAAATTATTCAAACGGAGAATTTGATGGAAAATTCACAGAATGGAATAATCAAAATAAACCAAAAGAAATAAAACGTTTTGATGATGGAAAATTTAGGGAACTAATTGTTTATGATAGCATAGGACAACAGCCTGAAAGAAAATTTGAAATTTTTGATGAATATTCAAACAGATATAAATGCAGATTTACCCAATACTTGCCAAACGGAAAAATTTCTCAAGTTTATTGGTTAAAAAAAGAAAATGAAATAAGCCATAATTGGTTTGAAATTTCATTCCTATTAAAACTAAAAGAAAACGACAAGTCAAAAATTTACAAAGACGGAACATATAAAGATTACGACATAAATAATAGACCTCTAATTATTGGAGAATACTTTGAAGAAAGTAAAATTGGAGATTGGACTTACTATTACTATCCGCAAAAAGTCAAAATAGAAATCGAATATGACGACAATAAAATTATTTCGGAAAAGTACTTGGATTTAAATGATGCTATATTCTCTGGAGAGTTCACTTATATTAACGAAGAAGATTATATTAAAGAAATTCGTAAAATTAAGAATGGATTAAGAAATGGAAATACGGAATTTATCGACATAAATACTGGAAAAAGAATTAAAAAAGTAAAATACAAAGACGGAAAAATAAAATAAGTACTGGTGCTAACAACGTATATAGCTCATAGCTAATTAGTTGCATAAACAAAGTTAAGGATTATTTGGAAAGTCGCCAAATTTTTAAATTTGACGATTTTCAGTAAAAAAGATAAATAGTAAAATTTAAAAATCTGGCTTAGGCGTAATCCGAAAATAATTTTCTAATTTACACGCTACGAGCCATATACAAAACCGTTGCCAATAATTATGACCACCACCACGAATGAAAGAAATCTACGAGCCTAAATTTGTTGAAAAGCTATTTGACAAAATGAGTAGTTCGTATTCAAAAATGAATTACATAACCTCATTTGGATTTAGTGAAAGATGGAGAAGACAGTGTGTTGAAGAAATTGAAATCGAGAAAGGAAAAATAGTTGTCGATTTAATGACTGGAATGGGAGAATGTTGGAAACATATTTTAAAAAATTCGGACAAAAACTCAAAACTAATCGGAATTGACTTCTCAACGGAAATGATTAATCGTGCGGAGAAGAATAAATCGAAATTCAGAAAATCTAAAGTTGAGATTCTTAAAGAAAATGTTTTTGACAACTCAATCCCAAACGAAACTGCTGATTATGTAATTTCAGGTTTTGGGCTAAAGACATTTAATGATGAACAACTTGGAGAATTAGCAAAAGAAATTAACCGAATTTTAAAACCAAATGGAAAATTTTCACTGATTGACGTTTCTGTTCCGAAAAGTAGAATATTAAAACCATTTTATATGTTTTACTTGAAAAATATTATTCCTATTTTAGGAAAAGTATTTCTTGGAAGTCCAGAGACTTATAGAATGTTAGGAGTTTATACAGAACAATTTGGTAACTCAAAAAACACACATCGGATTTTTAACAGACCAGAATTTAAAGTTGAATATGTGGAATATTTTTTCGGTTGTGCAAGTGGAATTAAAGGAAGAAAAATAAAATAACTATTGGCAACACCGTGTATAATTAATTGCTTGTTTCTAGCCTACTTACGAAAATCCGCGAGGATTTTCTATTCGGTTTTTATTTGCTAAATTACGTGCTTAGCCACGCAACTAATCATACACGTATTCCAAGATCAAATCCTAATAAAATTTAGTTTTTATTTTAAGCAGCATAATTTTGAAGAACAACATATGGTGTTCCTCTTTTAACAACTGCAAATGCTCTTGCTATTAGTTTGTTTCTCACATTATTTATCGCCAACATTTTATCTTTTCCTTCTGCCAACTTTTTTTGATAATACAACTTTAACTCACTATCATGTTGTATTGCAGAAACACTTGCCATACTCAATAAACTTTTCATCTTTCTGTCTCCTAAATAATGACATTGTTTTCGCCTGTGAATGCTGGTGCCAGAACGATGCTCAAAAGGTGCAGTTCCACAATAACTGGAAAAAGCACGCCAACTTTTAAAACGGGTAAAGTTACCTGTATGATAAATTAATTGGCAAGCAACGACCAAACCAATTCCTTTCATACTTTTTAGTAATTCGTAATTTTTACTCATAGAAACATCATCAAAAATGATTTCTTCAATTCTAATTTCTATAGATTTTACTTGTTTAGACAAATAGTCAATACTACGCTTTAAACTGATACAACCTAAATCTGTTGTAGAACTTGTTAAAAGTACTTTCATCTCTTTTAAAGTGCCTTTTAAACCTGCATTATTTCGAACTAATTGATCTCTTAAAGCTAACAGTCTACCAAGTTCTAAATGAGAACTGCTTTTTACTGTACTCGGCATTAACTCTTCTCTGTAAAACCAACCATACTTTGCTATTACTTGAGCATCTAGCTTATCTGTTTTCTCTTTTACAATCCCAGAAGAACGCTTAATTTTTAACGGACTCTCCTCAACATAAACAACTTTCTTACTATGGAAATAAAGTGCCAACTTTAATGAATAATAACCTGTGTTCTCAAAACAATAAAAAACAGCACTTTCTTTTGTCTGTTTTAAAACCCATTTTAAGAGACTTTTGTAACCAGCTATATCGTTCTTAAACTCTTGGTGAACTTGAGCATGATAACAATAGGCATCAATCGTCTTTTTTGATACATCTATTCCTACTACTTCTCTGTAATTTTTCATATTTTTACAATTAGAATGATTAAATATGTTGCAAAAACTACTTCCTTTATCGGGTTTTTATAATCCTGGTATTCCAAATGGTTCTTTGCAACTTTATAGGAACTGAGGACTCGTACGTGTAAGGGAACTGCAATTCTAAAACACGTTATAGTTCTCCTCCTTTCCTATATAAAGATATTTAATACAAACTAAAGAAACACGTTGGCAATAATTAAAAAAATGAAAACCACCTTTCAAGAAATTTCTTCAATACTTAAAGTTTACCAACAAACTATTAAAAATTTTTGTTCAGATTTTGGAATAGATTTTAATAATCAATTTATTGGTCGAGGTTTTGTTTCAAATTCAATATTTAAGCCAGAATTTATTGACTTTTTAAAATCAAATCATAATTTTATTCGTTTATATGAAAAAGATAATTATCACGATAAAACTGCTTCCTATATTGCAAAAAAAATTAACAGACCTTTAGATGAAATTGAGAAATATCTTAAAAAAAATAATTCTAATTTTCATAACGACATAAATTTTAAATTTGAAAACAGTAGCTGTTTAAAATATATTTCATCATATGCAATAGATTATAATTTAGGGGGTAACTATGAATTTCTAAAATTTAATAATTATTTAAAATGAAACATAATAAAGAATTTAAGATTTTCGAATTAATTAGACTGAACCATACTCTTTGCCATTACTGTATGGATGAGTACAAAAACAAATCAAATATTTATGTTCCTGCTTTTGAAATAATAAATAAAGGAAAAGGATTTTTTGAAGAATATACTTTAGAATATGATTTTTGGAAAAAAAATAAATACACTTATAAAAACTTAATAAGCATTAATTTTCTTGATTATGTGGCTAAAGAAGAAAAAATTATTTACTTACCAACTATTATTTTTTTTGGAAAATTAGAGGATTGGCAACTTATCTCTTATTTGGCAATATTAAATCACTTCAATCCAAAAATATATTATGAATTTTATAAAAAAGGTGAGTCTCTGAATAATATTAAAAGTGAAATTGTTGAAAATGACAATACTTTAGTTAAAAACATTGTCTGTTTAAGAAATGAGGAAGAAATAAGTTTGTTGGAGTTTGCAAAACTTGAATTTGAAAAAATAATTAATAAAAATGAACTAATTGAAATTGTGGAATATTATCTATATAATGAGCATAAAGAACATTATAATGATATTGTAGACGATTATGTAAAAGATGATTTTGGTGCAGACTATAGCTACAATGACCAATTAGATTTAGACCAACAAAGCCCTGAATATTGGGATAATCTTTAAAACTTAATTTTAAAATTTTCTAAAAAAATTTAAAAACTAATAATTATACACAAAAATGGAAGATTTTAAATCAAAAATAAAAATACCATTATCACTAAAATTAGATAAAATAATTTCAAAGTTATTAGATAAAAACGAAATTAATAAAGGGTATGTACTTGAAGTTGGCTCATTTATTTCAGCCCATTTTATAGAAAACTTACATCAACAAAACTTTAAAAAAGGTAAAGGTCCTTTAACTAAATACCAATTAGAAGTAATTTTTGAGAATGTTGGCGACTTTTATTTACAAAATTTCAAGAATCAATTTACTCAATCAGATGCAGAAGTAATAATGAAAAGAACAATGGATATTGTAATGTCAGAAAATTCAGAAAAAATTATATCTGATTATTTTAAAAAATTAAATATTTAACTCTCAAAAAAATGAAAAATATTTTAATTATGTATATAATTATTTTACCGAATTTAATTTTTGCTCAAAAAAATAACTGGGTAGAATTTTTGAAAGAGAAAATTATAATATTGGAAATAAATAAAACAAGAGAATATAAAATTGAAGATTTAATATTCGATGTTACTTGGAATAAGAAATTAAATTATTCAAAAAATATTGGCTATTATGGTGGAATTGAAAAATTGACCATACACAAAGGAAATAAGAAATTACAAATAATAAAAATCATAGAAGATTCAGTAGCTCTTGGAAATATTTATTTTTCTTTTTATGACTATAATTTTGATGGTTACACGGATTTTTCTATTCCAATTAATTGTGGAAATAGTTGTTGGGAAAAATATTATATCTTCAATCCTAAATTAAATAGATTTGAACACAAGAAGAGTTGGGATTATTTAAGAATTCAAAGAATAGATAAAAAAAACAAACTAATTATATCTCATCCAAGCGGAAATGCAATTAAAGATAACATAAAATTATTTAAGATAAAAGGAATGGAAATTATTGAAATTAATACTTAATAACCATACCATATTTAAAATTAACAAATGACTTTAGGAGAATTAAGAAAAGAATTAGATGTTTACAATAAGACTATAAATAATTATAATAAAACATTCAACTTAAATTTGAATATTCATACTTATGTAAAAAATCCACAGAAGTATGCTATTAAAGACTATCAAGAAATAAACGATAAATTAGTTGAATTTTTAAAATCTCACAGAGAAAAATTAATTGAATATGAAAACGACTATTATAAAAGTAAAACTATAACAGAAATATCTATCAAATTAAGAATAGACATTACAACAATTGTGGAATATTTACAGAAAAGATTAAATACATATTTAATTATTTCAAAAAAAGAAAATCCAAAAAATGAAAAAATATTAATAGACAAAATAGATGGAGATGCACATTATGTCTGTCCAGAAAATGAAGGTTTAATTTACGAAAAAACTAAAGTTTGTAAAATGTCGAGTTATGATATTTTAAAAAAAATACAAATTGAAATTCTGAAAAGTAGAATTGAATTTAACATGAAAGAAAAATAACTATTGCCAACACCGTATAAACTTTATTGCTGGTTTTGGCTCACTTGGGAAATTCCTTCGGAATTTCGCCGTTCGTGTTTTATTTAGTAAATTCACTGCTTAAACAACGCAACAAAGCTTATACAAAAACGTTGGCAACAAGCTAAAAAAACATCGAGAATGAATGAAAAATGGGAAGAAATTTGCTTTTTACTGTCCGAAAATATAGGAACAGAAATTAGCGAAAGTGAATTTGAACAAAATGTAATCCAAGCGTTAAGGGTTTTGAATTGGAAAGAGTTTGCTGGCGATATTCAAATTCGACCATCATTTCCATTTGGAGCATCTAACAGAATAATGCCTGATTTTGTGATTAATTCACCTGATAAGAAAAATCTGTTTGTAATTGAAATTAAACAACCAAGCATTCCATTAACGACTAAATTTCAGCAACAACTTTTTTCCTATATGCGACAATTAAGGCTTGAATATGGAGTTTTAATTGGTGAAGCTATACAAGTATTTTACGATGGCGATTTAACAAATCACGATGACCCAGTTCTACTCGAAACATTCCGAATAGAAAAGACAGAAACAAAAGGAGAGAAATTTGTAGAATTGTTCACTAAAGAAAATTTCAGTTTTGATTTACTAAAGTCATTTACAGAAAATTCTTTAAAGAAAATCAATCGAAGAGCTGACCGAAAAATTCTCACCAACAAAATATTATCGGAAGAATATCAATCAAAAGTTTTAGAGTTGATTAAGCAAGATTTCTTAAACGAATATGATGCGGAATTAATTGACAATGCCTTAAGCGAGATAACAATAAATATTTTGGGACATCAGAATATCGAAACACCAAAACGAATAGTTTACGAACAAACTAACTCGGAAAACGGAAGTTCAAGAGATACGACAAAATACAGGCTAAATGGTGGCAATAAACGACTTGCAAAAAATAGATTTGTCTTGGAATTTGTAAGACAATATTTAAAAAGGAAACCGACAACGTTTAGTCGTTTGAAAAACGTGTTTCTCGATGAATTTCAAGGTTCTACAGGAGTTGTTAACGAACTTGAGTTTGTAGAAACGAAATACGCCAACAAAACGGACAAAAGACATTTTCTTGAAAATGACGAAATTTTAGAAAGTTCCGATGGAATAAAATTTGTTGTATCAACTCAATGGGGAAAACATAACATAACCGAAATTGTCGATTTAGCAAGAAAAGAAGGTTTTCAAGTGGAAGAAGTCTGAATTGAAAATCAGAACTCAAAAAGCCAGTTGCCAACAACGTATATAGCTCATAGCTTGGTAGTTGCTTAATCAAAGTTAAGGCATATTTGGAAAGTCGCCAAATTTTTAAATTTGACGATTTCCAATAAAAAAGATAAATAGTAAAATTTAAAAATCTAGCTTGTGCTTAATCCGAAAATTATTTTCTAATTTGCACGCTACGAGCCATATACAGAGACGATGGGATGCAATACCTTCGGTCTTTTGCATCCCATCGCCGCGCGGCTTCGCCGATGACATGCGCAGCCCTTCGGGACTGCACACATCATCGGCTAAATTCAATTTTTGAAATTGAAAAATACTGCGTATCTTCCAATTTCAAAAACTAAATTTAGCCTCGCGGCGTTAGCATACATTATGAAAAACATCACGTTACTGATTTTAATATTGAGTTTTATAAGTTGTAATTCGGACAAAAAAATGGCTGAATCAAAAACTACATCTGAAAAACTAAATGCTGACCTAATCGGAATTTATGAATATAAAACACCTGAACAATCCGAAAATCACTACATCGTTATTGACACTTTGAATGGAAATTATAACGGACTTTATTTCGGAACCGAAGATAGCGGCGGACACGGAGTTTTCTTTTATGGAAACGGAATGGAAAACCTGAATTTAGATAACGATAAAATCAGTTTTGAAATCGGAAAAAGAAACTTATACGAAACGACTCGATTTAGAATCGTAAAAAACAGAAAGAATTTAGAAAAGGATTCAACAAGCGGAGTTTCAAAAGGACAATTAAAATATAACGGAGAAATAACGAAAAACGGAATTGAAGTAAACTGCGAATCGGAATTTGGAGATTGTTGGGAAAACGAAATGAATTTTGAAAAACTAACTGAAAATAAATAACGTATGCTAACAATGGCTATAGTTCATTGCTTCGGATTTTCTGCCGAAAATCCTCGCACTTTTACTATCTTGGTTTCTTAATCGGAAAATCCTCGCGGATTTTCACGCAACGAAACCATAGCCGAAACCGTTGGCAACAAGCAAAAAAAACCGTTCCAAAAACAAAAAATAGTTCTGAATTTGAAAATTTTGTATATTTGAAAAAAGTTATAACAATGGACATACAATCAAGAAAAATAGAGTTTATGCAAAAATTTCTTAAAATTCAAAGTGAAGAAGTTATTTCTAGGCTTGAAAATATATTGAGAAAAGGAAAGATCAATACTGAAAATATTGATTTTACACCAATGTCTATTAATGAATTTAATTTGAGGATTGACCAATCAATGAATGATTCAGAAAACGGAAAGTTAATTGAGGCTAGTGATTTAAAAGCCAAAATGGAACAATGGGGTTAAAAATATATTGGACTGAATTTTCCGAAAAAGAACTCACTGAAATTTTTAAATATTATAACAGAAAAGCAAATTATCAAGTTGCAAAAAAAATAGTTGACGGAATTTATAATGAAACTTTAAAATTAAAAACTCAACCAGAAATTGGACAAATTGAGGAATTATTAAAAGGAAGGAAACAAAATTTTAGATATTTAGTGTTTAATAATTATAAAATTATTTATTGGATAAATACTAACAAAAATTGGGTTGAAATTAATGATGTATTTGATACTCGACAAAATCCACCGAAAATTAAGCGAACGAAATAATGCCAGATTGCCAACACCGTATATAATTTATTGCTAGTTCTAGCCTACTTACGAAAATCCTCGCGGATTTTCTATTCGGTTTTTATTTGCTAACTTTAGTGCTAAACCACGCAACAAACCATATACAATCACGATGGGATGCAATACCTTCGGTCTTTTGCATCCCATCGCCGCGCGGCTTCGCCGATGACATGCGCAGCCCTTCGGGACTGCACACATCATCGGCTAAATTCAATTTTTGAAATTGAAAAATACTGCGTATCTTCCAATTTCAAAAACTAAATTTAGCCTCGCGGCGTTAGGCACAATACGAAAAAACACCAGTTAATAAATTGAAAAATATCGCTAAAATATTTTGTTTCGGTCTTTTAATCTCAATGTACGGTTGCAGA of the Tenacibaculum todarodis genome contains:
- a CDS encoding toxin-antitoxin system YwqK family antitoxin, whose amino-acid sequence is MNKNWEYYESEKGNSEKYSTITWSYEKTYGDKASAWFYLYTYEGFPNKLSYSVFNKPSYSAIQNSLSSKGYKLQNSEIENNELISTYANSKFILKITTEKREKDSYSSFDESITAYRFLLIKKSSIYDPDNGKKVDYYYGNTKQAEYTKVNGEINGALKVYYENGKLKKTGYYKNGLANGNFVEYDEEGNKTFEYYQSNDKKNGKLTAYEDNKISYSTHYKDDIQNGERTEYYYDDESGRLYLKVIGTLLEGEKEGNWSLIFIDKEKGERILTKTNYSKGLKNGYSQDIKGDSLIIANYTNDKLDGNYKVYLDVTRTVFGGVIETDVSKLFLISEGKYQEDKKTDYWKNYSLTKSLSSEGNYLNDEKTGEWKNYYSKYTNDDKPTHYSEKLYLIENYKKGKLNGLSTRFSYLNKEKYKCSELDENNKPKDSCTRMVYQKVLQKSNYKNNKLNGAFELRDSLDILVAKGNFTNDQKIGKWFHRYEDEDYDGNPYTYFMEGSYEDDEREGEWIYYYKKGEINKTINYSNGEFDGKFTEWNNQNKPKEIKRFDDGKFRELIVYDSIGQQPERKFEIFDEYSNRYKCRFTQYLPNGKISQVYWLKKENEISHNWFEISFLLKLKENDKSKIYKDGTYKDYDINNRPLIIGEYFEESKIGDWTYYYYPQKVKIEIEYDDNKIISEKYLDLNDAIFSGEFTYINEEDYIKEIRKIKNGLRNGNTEFIDINTGKRIKKVKYKDGKIK
- a CDS encoding class I SAM-dependent methyltransferase codes for the protein MKEIYEPKFVEKLFDKMSSSYSKMNYITSFGFSERWRRQCVEEIEIEKGKIVVDLMTGMGECWKHILKNSDKNSKLIGIDFSTEMINRAEKNKSKFRKSKVEILKENVFDNSIPNETADYVISGFGLKTFNDEQLGELAKEINRILKPNGKFSLIDVSVPKSRILKPFYMFYLKNIIPILGKVFLGSPETYRMLGVYTEQFGNSKNTHRIFNRPEFKVEYVEYFFGCASGIKGRKIK
- a CDS encoding IS110 family transposase, with protein sequence MKNYREVVGIDVSKKTIDAYCYHAQVHQEFKNDIAGYKSLLKWVLKQTKESAVFYCFENTGYYSLKLALYFHSKKVVYVEESPLKIKRSSGIVKEKTDKLDAQVIAKYGWFYREELMPSTVKSSSHLELGRLLALRDQLVRNNAGLKGTLKEMKVLLTSSTTDLGCISLKRSIDYLSKQVKSIEIRIEEIIFDDVSMSKNYELLKSMKGIGLVVACQLIYHTGNFTRFKSWRAFSSYCGTAPFEHRSGTSIHRRKQCHYLGDRKMKSLLSMASVSAIQHDSELKLYYQKKLAEGKDKMLAINNVRNKLIARAFAVVKRGTPYVVLQNYAA
- a CDS encoding XAC2610-related protein, giving the protein MKNILIMYIIILPNLIFAQKNNWVEFLKEKIIILEINKTREYKIEDLIFDVTWNKKLNYSKNIGYYGGIEKLTIHKGNKKLQIIKIIEDSVALGNIYFSFYDYNFDGYTDFSIPINCGNSCWEKYYIFNPKLNRFEHKKSWDYLRIQRIDKKNKLIISHPSGNAIKDNIKLFKIKGMEIIEINT
- a CDS encoding type I restriction enzyme HsdR N-terminal domain-containing protein, coding for MNEKWEEICFLLSENIGTEISESEFEQNVIQALRVLNWKEFAGDIQIRPSFPFGASNRIMPDFVINSPDKKNLFVIEIKQPSIPLTTKFQQQLFSYMRQLRLEYGVLIGEAIQVFYDGDLTNHDDPVLLETFRIEKTETKGEKFVELFTKENFSFDLLKSFTENSLKKINRRADRKILTNKILSEEYQSKVLELIKQDFLNEYDAELIDNALSEITINILGHQNIETPKRIVYEQTNSENGSSRDTTKYRLNGGNKRLAKNRFVLEFVRQYLKRKPTTFSRLKNVFLDEFQGSTGVVNELEFVETKYANKTDKRHFLENDEILESSDGIKFVVSTQWGKHNITEIVDLARKEGFQVEEV
- a CDS encoding type II toxin-antitoxin system RelE/ParE family toxin, translating into MGLKIYWTEFSEKELTEIFKYYNRKANYQVAKKIVDGIYNETLKLKTQPEIGQIEELLKGRKQNFRYLVFNNYKIIYWINTNKNWVEINDVFDTRQNPPKIKRTK